The Saprospiraceae bacterium genome includes a window with the following:
- the rpsC gene encoding 30S ribosomal protein S3 yields the protein MGQKTNPIGNRLGIIKGWDSSWYGGKEFGQKVVEDEQIRVYLNARIPKGGVAKIVIERTLKRITVTIHTSRPGIIIGKGGQEVDRIKEELKKLTSKEVQINIIEIRKPEIDAAIVGETVAKQIESRINYKRAIKMAIQSAMRAGAEGIKIRVSGRLNGAEMARSEEFKEGRTPLHTFRADIDYAIKEALTVYGKIGIKTWICKGEILEKRDLSPNVGLSKTNADSPSNSSDNRGGGRDRDRRQGGGGAGRNRKR from the coding sequence ATGGGTCAAAAGACAAATCCAATTGGCAACAGACTGGGAATCATCAAGGGATGGGATTCAAGTTGGTATGGTGGTAAGGAATTCGGTCAGAAAGTTGTGGAAGATGAGCAGATACGTGTTTATCTGAATGCAAGGATTCCTAAAGGAGGAGTTGCTAAGATAGTAATTGAGCGTACTCTTAAGAGAATTACGGTAACCATTCATACTTCAAGACCGGGGATTATCATAGGTAAAGGTGGACAGGAAGTGGATAGGATTAAAGAAGAACTCAAAAAACTGACAAGTAAAGAAGTTCAGATTAATATAATTGAGATTAGAAAGCCTGAGATTGATGCTGCGATAGTTGGCGAAACTGTAGCAAAGCAGATTGAATCCAGGATTAACTATAAAAGAGCCATAAAAATGGCGATTCAATCTGCTATGAGAGCAGGTGCTGAAGGTATTAAAATCAGAGTGAGTGGGAGATTGAATGGTGCGGAGATGGCTAGAAGCGAGGAGTTTAAAGAAGGTAGAACTCCTTTGCATACTTTCAGAGCAGATATTGACTATGCCATTAAGGAGGCTTTGACAGTGTATGGTAAAATTGGTATTAAGACATGGATTTGTAAAGGTGAAATTCTGGAGAAACGTGATTTAAGTCCGAATGTGGGTTTAAGTAAGACCAATGCAGATTCACCATCTAATTCTTCAGACAACAGAGGCGGTGGTCGAGACAGAGACAGACGTCAAGGAGGTGGTGGAGCAGGAAGAAATAGAAAAAGATAA
- the rplP gene encoding 50S ribosomal protein L16, with protein MLQPKRTRYRKQHKMNPKGISVKGSTISFGSFALKSLEIGRITNRQLESARIAMTRYMKREGKVWIRIFPDKPVTKKPQEVRMGKGKGPLDHWVAVVKPGKIMFELDGVPSAIAVEALRLAAQKLPVQTKTVVRADYSE; from the coding sequence ATGTTACAACCTAAAAGAACAAGATACAGGAAACAACATAAAATGAATCCCAAAGGGATATCAGTGAAGGGTAGTACCATTTCTTTTGGTTCTTTTGCTCTCAAGTCTCTTGAAATCGGTCGTATCACCAACAGACAGTTGGAATCTGCAAGGATTGCAATGACCAGATACATGAAAAGAGAGGGTAAAGTCTGGATTAGGATATTTCCTGACAAACCTGTTACAAAGAAACCTCAGGAAGTGCGTATGGGTAAGGGTAAAGGTCCTTTGGATCACTGGGTAGCAGTTGTAAAACCGGGTAAAATAATGTTTGAATTAGATGGTGTTCCTTCTGCAATAGCAGTTGAAGCATTAAGATTGGCGGCACAGAAACTGCCGGTTCAGACAAAAACAGTTGTAAGAGCAGATTATAGCGAATAA
- the rplC gene encoding 50S ribosomal protein L3 produces the protein MNGLIGKKIGMTSIFDASGKNIACTIVEALPNIVTQIKSVETDGYDAVQLGYGDAKEKHTTNPLLGHFAKAGTTPKKKVVEFRNYPNSKKLGDEILLTEIFNEGDKVSAIGTSKGKGFQGVVKRHKFAGVGQATHGQHNRLRAPGSVGASAWPSRVFKGVRMAGQMGNERVKTKNLKIVKLLPDMNLILIQGSVPGHKGSFVVIEK, from the coding sequence ATGAACGGATTAATAGGTAAAAAAATTGGGATGACCAGCATCTTTGATGCATCCGGTAAAAATATAGCTTGTACAATTGTTGAAGCTTTACCTAATATTGTAACGCAAATCAAATCAGTCGAAACAGATGGTTATGATGCAGTGCAGTTAGGATATGGTGATGCAAAAGAAAAGCATACCACCAATCCTTTATTGGGTCACTTTGCAAAGGCAGGTACAACACCTAAGAAAAAAGTTGTTGAATTCAGAAATTATCCTAATTCTAAAAAATTGGGAGATGAAATTCTTTTGACAGAGATTTTTAATGAAGGTGATAAAGTTAGTGCTATCGGTACTTCTAAAGGAAAAGGATTTCAAGGTGTGGTCAAAAGACATAAGTTTGCCGGTGTCGGCCAGGCTACACATGGTCAGCATAACAGATTAAGAGCACCAGGTTCGGTAGGAGCTTCGGCTTGGCCTTCCAGAGTTTTCAAAGGTGTGAGAATGGCTGGACAAATGGGAAATGAGCGTGTGAAAACCAAGAATTTAAAAATTGTTAAGCTTTTACCTGATATGAACCTGATATTAATTCAGGGTTCTGTACCGGGGCATAAAGGTTCATTTGTAGTAATAGAAAAGTAA
- the rpmC gene encoding 50S ribosomal protein L29 — protein sequence MASKKFIELQGMTVESISEELKAAQADLSRMRFDHASKGLENPLELKALRKDIARLQTELRDRALKSMTPEQLARRSKIRLRRK from the coding sequence ATGGCGTCTAAAAAATTTATAGAATTACAAGGAATGACAGTAGAGTCCATTTCTGAAGAGTTAAAGGCCGCACAAGCGGATTTAAGCAGAATGCGTTTTGACCACGCTTCGAAAGGACTTGAAAATCCTTTGGAACTGAAAGCGCTTAGGAAAGACATTGCAAGATTGCAAACTGAATTGCGTGATCGTGCATTAAAATCAATGACTCCTGAGCAGTTAGCCAGAAGGTCTAAAATAAGATTAAGAAGGAAATAA
- the rplN gene encoding 50S ribosomal protein L14, which yields MIQQESRLKVADNSGAKEVLCIRVLGGTRRRYASVGDKIVVAVKSATPTGIKKGTVTKAVIVRTKKAIRRKDGSYIRFDDNAVVLLNAADEPRGSRIFGPVARELRDKDYMRIVSLAPEVL from the coding sequence ATGATCCAACAAGAGTCCAGATTAAAAGTAGCAGACAACAGTGGAGCCAAAGAAGTACTTTGTATCAGAGTACTGGGTGGAACCAGAAGAAGGTATGCTTCTGTAGGAGACAAGATAGTTGTTGCAGTTAAGTCAGCAACACCTACAGGTATAAAAAAAGGTACGGTTACAAAAGCTGTGATCGTCAGAACAAAGAAGGCAATCAGAAGAAAAGATGGTTCATATATTCGATTTGATGATAATGCTGTTGTTCTTCTAAATGCAGCTGATGAGCCAAGAGGATCGCGTATTTTTGGCCCTGTAGCAAGAGAGCTCAGAGATAAGGATTACATGCGTATTGTATCATTGGCACCGGAAGTGCTTTAA
- the rpsQ gene encoding 30S ribosomal protein S17: MTDSLLNKIRVGVVASNKMDKTITVLVERKIKHPMYGKFVKKSKKFFAHDEKNECNEGDLVKITETRPLSKNKSWKLVEILEKAK; the protein is encoded by the coding sequence ATGACTGATAGTTTATTAAACAAGATTAGGGTCGGAGTTGTAGCCAGCAATAAAATGGATAAAACCATTACTGTATTGGTAGAAAGAAAAATCAAGCACCCTATGTACGGAAAGTTCGTTAAAAAGTCAAAAAAGTTTTTTGCCCATGACGAAAAAAACGAATGTAATGAAGGTGACTTGGTTAAAATTACCGAGACCCGTCCTCTCAGCAAAAATAAAAGCTGGAAGTTAGTAGAAATATTAGAAAAGGCTAAGTAA
- the rplW gene encoding 50S ribosomal protein L23 has product MSKQILIKPIISEKSERLTAKGNQYVFVVDKGANKIEIKKAVEEMFTTNVVSVNTTVMPAKSKSRNTRSGVIKGRVSSYKKAYVTLAEGEELDIYGAAE; this is encoded by the coding sequence ATGAGCAAGCAGATATTAATTAAACCTATAATTTCTGAAAAGTCGGAAAGACTCACAGCTAAAGGAAATCAATATGTATTTGTAGTTGATAAGGGTGCAAATAAAATAGAGATTAAAAAGGCAGTAGAAGAAATGTTTACAACAAATGTTGTTTCAGTGAATACTACCGTAATGCCTGCAAAGTCTAAATCAAGAAATACGAGATCAGGAGTAATAAAAGGTAGAGTTAGCTCATACAAAAAAGCTTATGTAACGCTCGCTGAAGGTGAGGAACTTGATATTTACGGAGCAGCAGAATAA
- the rplV gene encoding 50S ribosomal protein L22 — protein MEAVAKLRNCPMSARKMRLVVDNIRGKSVEDALNLLKYTNKEAAVWLEKLVMSAVSNWESKTDNGAEDSGLFIKTAFVDQGSTLKRFRPAPHGRAHRIRKRMNHVTLVVENKIELEA, from the coding sequence ATGGAGGCTGTTGCTAAATTAAGAAATTGTCCAATGTCTGCAAGAAAAATGAGACTTGTAGTGGATAATATTAGGGGGAAATCAGTAGAAGATGCACTCAATTTGTTAAAATATACCAATAAGGAAGCTGCTGTGTGGTTGGAGAAATTGGTCATGTCTGCAGTATCGAATTGGGAGAGTAAAACAGATAATGGTGCGGAAGACTCCGGATTGTTTATTAAAACAGCTTTTGTTGATCAGGGTTCTACATTAAAAAGATTCAGACCGGCACCTCATGGAAGGGCTCACAGGATCAGAAAGCGTATGAACCATGTCACTTTAGTGGTAGAGAATAAAATTGAATTAGAAGCATAA
- the rplD gene encoding 50S ribosomal protein L4: MKLDVLNIEGKSTGRSVELPDNVFGIEPNAHAVYLAVKQFNAAQRQGTHKAKEKFEISRSTKKIKRQKGTGTARAGSAKSPLFRGGGRVFGPRPRNYSFKLNKKVKELARFSALSDKASNSMILVVEDFQFEKPNTKNFIKVLSNLDVTGKSVFVLPDYNENIYLSGRNIPKAKVVNAKDLNTYEILNADVLVLSEKSLNYFTLTEAV, translated from the coding sequence ATGAAACTCGATGTATTAAATATTGAAGGAAAAAGTACAGGAAGATCGGTAGAGCTTCCTGACAATGTTTTCGGGATTGAACCGAATGCTCATGCCGTTTACCTCGCTGTAAAACAGTTTAATGCTGCACAGCGTCAGGGAACACATAAAGCTAAAGAAAAGTTTGAAATTTCTCGTTCTACCAAGAAGATCAAAAGACAAAAGGGAACAGGTACAGCCAGAGCTGGTTCAGCAAAATCACCATTATTCAGAGGGGGAGGTAGAGTTTTTGGTCCAAGGCCAAGAAACTATTCTTTCAAATTGAATAAAAAAGTTAAAGAGTTAGCTAGATTTTCAGCTCTTTCCGATAAAGCATCCAATAGTATGATTTTAGTGGTGGAAGATTTTCAATTTGAAAAGCCAAATACAAAGAACTTCATAAAAGTATTGTCAAATCTTGATGTAACAGGAAAATCAGTTTTTGTTTTACCTGATTATAATGAGAACATTTATTTATCTGGTAGAAATATACCAAAGGCAAAAGTTGTGAATGCCAAGGATTTGAATACTTACGAAATTCTAAATGCAGATGTTCTGGTTTTATCAGAGAAGTCTTTGAATTATTTTACTTTAACAGAAGCTGTATAA
- the rpsS gene encoding 30S ribosomal protein S19 has translation MARSVKKGPYIHFKLLEKIQKANESSRKTVIKTWSRASMIIPDMIGQTIAVHNGKTFIPVFVTENMVGHKLGEFSPTRTFKGHSGKK, from the coding sequence ATGGCTAGATCTGTAAAAAAAGGACCATATATTCATTTCAAATTATTGGAGAAAATCCAGAAAGCGAATGAATCAAGCAGGAAGACGGTAATCAAAACCTGGTCAAGGGCTTCTATGATTATTCCTGATATGATTGGTCAGACAATAGCAGTACACAATGGTAAAACATTTATTCCTGTTTTTGTAACTGAAAATATGGTTGGTCACAAGTTGGGTGAATTTTCTCCCACAAGAACATTTAAAGGCCATTCAGGTAAGAAGTAA
- the rplB gene encoding 50S ribosomal protein L2, which produces MPIRKFNPITPGTRHRVGNTFSEITCDTPEKSLTVGKTKSGGRNHTGKMTVRQIGGGSKQKYRIVDFKRDKDGIPAKVTSVEYDPNRTAFIALLSYADGEKRYIIAPHKIKVGDKVMSGKEATPDIGNALFFSDIPLGTDIHSIEMSPGKGAALSRSAGTYCTMMGREGKYAIIKLPSGEVRRILLTCKAVIGRASNPDHGLEVLGKAGRSRWIGKRPRVRGVAMNPVDHPMGGGEGRASGGHPRSRTGIMAKGQKTRNVKKTSSKLIISRRKK; this is translated from the coding sequence ATGCCAATAAGAAAATTTAATCCAATAACCCCCGGTACCAGACACAGAGTAGGTAACACATTCAGTGAGATAACTTGTGATACTCCTGAAAAGAGCCTGACTGTTGGTAAAACAAAAAGTGGTGGAAGGAATCATACCGGTAAAATGACTGTTCGTCAGATTGGGGGTGGTAGTAAGCAAAAATACAGAATAGTCGATTTCAAACGAGATAAGGATGGTATTCCTGCTAAAGTAACATCCGTTGAATATGATCCAAACAGGACGGCTTTTATTGCTTTGCTTTCATATGCGGATGGCGAAAAAAGATATATAATAGCTCCACATAAAATTAAAGTCGGAGATAAGGTAATGTCGGGCAAAGAAGCAACTCCGGATATCGGAAATGCCTTATTCTTTAGTGATATTCCTTTGGGTACTGATATTCACTCAATTGAAATGTCACCTGGTAAGGGTGCAGCTTTATCTAGGAGTGCGGGTACCTATTGTACAATGATGGGTAGAGAAGGTAAATATGCAATTATAAAATTACCTTCGGGTGAAGTTAGAAGAATTTTACTTACATGCAAAGCTGTTATAGGCAGGGCATCTAATCCGGATCATGGTTTGGAAGTACTTGGTAAAGCAGGTAGGTCCAGATGGATTGGAAAGCGACCAAGAGTAAGAGGGGTAGCGATGAACCCTGTGGATCACCCTATGGGTGGTGGTGAAGGTAGGGCTTCAGGAGGTCATCCGCGTTCCAGAACAGGAATTATGGCAAAAGGCCAGAAAACAAGGAATGTTAAAAAGACTTCATCTAAATTGATAATTTCAAGACGTAAAAAATAG